The sequence below is a genomic window from Monodelphis domestica isolate mMonDom1 chromosome 2, mMonDom1.pri, whole genome shotgun sequence.
TTTTATTAAACACATTCAGATATACATATTTGAAGTTGAGAGAGGTTAAGAAATTTGTCcaggaaaacgaggggatgcccatcaattggggaatggctgaacaaactgtggtatatgttggtgatggaatactattgtgctaaaaggaataataaagtggaggagttccatggagactggaacaacctccaggaagtgatgcagagcgagaggagcagaaccaggagaacattgtacacagagactaatacactgtggtataatcgaacgtaatggacttctccattagtggcggtgtaatatccctgaacaacttgcagggatccaggagaaaaaaacaccattcataagcaaaggataaactatgggagtggaaacaccgagaaaaagcaactgcctgaatacagaggttgaggggacatgacagaggagagactctaaatgaacactctaatgcaaatactatcaacaaagcaatgggttcaaatcaagaaaacatctaatgcccagtggatttacgcgtcggctatggggggtgggggggaggaaaagaaaattatctatgtctttaacgaataatgcttggaaatgatcaaataaaatatattttaaaaaaaaaatttgtccagggttacacagataaaGTGTCtcaagtaaaaattgatctaagGTATTCCCAAAGCTTAAGTCCAGCACACTATCTGCTTTGCCACTCAGCTTTATAAAAGTTTTCCTATCTTTTCTCTGAATTCCCCATATTGATCTTTGTGTGTTGGAATAATAATCCTTTGCTATCACAGGTGATTCAGCTAATTTTCAAGTAATGAGTATCCTCTttgtttttaggtttttcttatttttttaactttttgcctttttattacagttcaggatatttttaaaagtttcttatcttgtattcttattttatttggaaaaaataaaatgccttgTTTTTCATCTTTACATTTATCTACTTTTATAGGATTCTCTCTGAGCACTGCTTTGAGGAAAGCTAATTCTAATCAAGGACAGTCTGGGTCAACCAAACAAGCACTTAAGAAGCCCAAGTTACCACTAGGACGATTTGATGCTCCAGAAGATTCCAATTTAGAGCAGGAGCCTCTAGAAAGTGAGTATTCACACACATGAACATACCcctataaaaaattttatttgtttttagaggTAGTATGGTATAGTGAATTGAGAGCTTCTgtcactcactgtgtgacccttacaattcacttaacttcttagtaCTTCCAACCACCTTTCCAGTATACTCAAGTTTAAGTTGGAGAGCAGTAATGATGTGCATTACTCCAGAGTTTTCTCGCCAAGAGTTCtcaataccaataaaatcacaagtaaatttaaaaaaaaaatctggtccaTTAGAAGATTTATTTCAAACGTGAAAATAAATTGATGGCAGTTGTTAAATCAATGTATTATTTGTTatacatgaataaaataaaggattttgtTCAAAATCATAATGAACCCTCCTTTTCCTAGGCTATTAACAGAACCTCCTCAAGTAGTAGATAATCCTTCCTTGGTTTTAACTTGTACATCAATCTTTTCCAATAAtggtttagtctttcacagttgaacatCATACAACATTTCTATtactgtgtaaattgttctcattctgcagacttcactttgcatcagtttaggTTTTTCTGAATGCTGTTCACCATTCCTTATGACACAGttgtatttcattacaattatataccacaatttattcagccatggTCTGAGTGATGGACTcctcagtttttaattctttgccactacagaaagaCCTACTAAAAATATATTAGTACAGGTAgatcctttttccttatctctgatttctttgggatacagacccagtagtggtattgctaggtcaaaggatatgcataattTTGTGGCCTTTGAGCtgtttccatattgctctccagaatatttGTATCATTTCACAATTTTACCAacgtatattttatttatttattacttttgccacatctccaacattttatcattttccttttggtcatgttagccaatctggtagatgTGAagttctcagagttgttttaatttgcatttctctaatgactAATAATTTGGAGCACTTCTTCACTTGACTAtagttcattttaatttcttcctctgaaaactgcctgttcatatcatttgaccattttttaattagggaatgttttgtattcttataaatttaattcatttctctGTATATTCAAGAAATGGAACTTTTTCCAGATACTTGCTATGAAATTTTTATCCagatttgttgtttccctcctaatcttcgtttaattggttttatttgtacaaaaactctacaatttaatgcattcaaaattatctatttcttttttcttcatgttctctatatcttgtttggccaattcttcccttatccataaatctgacaggtaaacatttccatgtttccctaatttatttatagtgtCACCCTTTATTTGTAGATCAAGTGTCCATTTAGATTTTATCCTGGTGTATGGTAGATGTTGGTCCATAACTAATCTCTGTCATACTGCTTTCCATTTGTCctagcagtttttctcaaataaaatGAGTTCTTTCCCCAGACTCTTTGGATTTTGGGATCTATCAAATACTAAGGTGCTATGGACATTAACTGTCATGTGTTgattgcctaatctattccattgattttttttttagccagtgccagattgttttgatgattaccactttatagtatagtttgatgtCTGGTACAACCaggctttcttccttccttttttttcccattaatccCCTTGATTTTCTtggctttttgttcttccaaatgaactttattgttgttttttccatttctatgaaataatttttgggtaatttgattggtgtggaactaaataggtaaattaattaaGATAGGTCTGTCATTTTCACTACATTGGCTTGACATATCTACAAGcaatttaatgtttttctaattgtttaggtctgactttatttgtgtgaaaaatggtCATATAGTTGTTGTGTTTTGGTAGGTATAcccctaggtattttatattgtctagttttttgaatggaatttccttttctatctcatgCTTTTGTggaaaatagaaatgctgatgatttatgtgggtttattttgtatcctgagattttgctaaaattgttaattatttctatttgttttatggTTTATTCTCTAgatatactatcatatcatctgcaaagaatgataacttttttctttcattgcctATTtgaattcctttcatttctttttctgctcttatttaGCAGttatttttagtacaatattaaataagagtGGTGATAATAGGTATCCTTgatttactcctgatcttaatgggaattgttttagtttattgtcattacagataatgcttgatGGTTTTATGAATTTATCTTTTCCTCTTGGTCAGCCCTTTCAGAGCTGACACTAGAAAGAGCTCCTCTGCTTATGTTGCTGAAGAGTATCTTGGTGTATATGTGCCTCAGAGGAACTGGGGAACTTTCCTAAACTGCTCATATTTTGAAAGATAACAGTGGATCATCTCCAACATGGCCTATTTAAAGTATTTCCCAGAGACACTCATGCCCCAACTATCAAAGGTTAGAACTCAGTAAAAATGTAAGCATGATACAGTTGGAAAATAGCAAAGctcaaaaaaataaaggcaactaATGAGCACATATTTATCAAATATTACCAAGTAATTATCATAAAAATATTACCACTACTGTATTACTAACCAAGAAAatttacaaaagaaatataagacaTAATCTCATTGCTTGGCATTTGTAGTCTATTAAGGgaggaagaagcatttatatgCATGAGACTAGATACTGTATCTTTAAGAGTCACTGGAATCTTGAACATTTACACTTATCTGGCATTCTAGGAGAAGTTGGTATCATCTAGTAAATACTatatttgtttggtcatttcagttgtgtttaactcttcctgacccctttctggaattttcttattaaagattctaaaatggtttgccatttccttcttttcatttacagatgaataaaactcagacaaatagggtcaagtgacttgcctagggtcatatagctggtaagGATCTGATAGCAGATActaattcatgtcttcctgactccaggcccagcattctatctactgtgtcatccAGCTGCCtagtaaatattatataaatgctagctacaaGCTATCATTATTAGAGTACTGATGAAGAATTTTTCTTGcaaagaaacataaagaaaattcTTGAGAAGAGATTTTAATTGCAATCCAGAGAGAAGTAAATTATGGGACTGTTTTTCTACATTTGAGAAATGGGCGAGTGTATTGGTGACTTTGTGATCTTTCTCACAGCTGAAACGCTGTcattatttggttttgttttattgttataaTGTTGATAAATTGTATCACTAGAAACCTTGCTATTTAAAAATTTAGGGTGTTTGATAAATAATACAGGGTTGGGGGCGGTTAGTGGTTTAGAGATAATTGATTGAGAAAAATGTTGCAATTTGAGTAATTTATTGGGAAGTATCTATATAGCCTTGGTTGCCTTAGAAGccaaaatgagaaattaaatagaGAATGAGTTAATAAGTGTGGGATAAAAGAGATAATCATACCAAATAGACAAAAATGAGGTCTACCCTAAATCATGATAACACATTATATGACATTACAGATAAGAAGCAGTTCCAAGTGTTGAGATTTAATGTGTGACTGTACCAGTAGTTAGCCAAACATATGCATAAGACAATTAAATTTGGAGAAATGACAAGCATTTCAAAAGTAAAGTATAAatgttccttccaactttaaaacCATATGATTTTGTGATTGGGAAATGGAAAACCTAGAGGTAAATCTAAAAAACAATTACATATTTGGAAGATACCTATTACCTTCTTAAAGGATAAATATGTAATCTTGAGTTCCTTCAAGATCCCTTAGCATAATATATTACTAAGCTAGGctaaataatttttctatctatcaaAAGATGTTTGGGGAATGTTCAGAAGTTTTAGGAGTTCTTGGGAAATGGCAGGCAAATTATATAACTGTTAGATAACCTAATCAGTACACAAAATAACAAGATGTTAAGTTCTccaccttcctttcctttccacaaaTGTATACTCTTTAATTAATATGTCTCTGATCCTTTAAATTTGTTGCTCTCTACCAGAAAATGGTGAGGTAATGTGGTTTTACAGAGATGAATAAAACTGCCTCTGCCATCTAGGAGTTAATATCCTCAATAGAGGAGGTAAAAGATATTCAACTTTAAAAAGAGTTTACATCAATAGTACTTTTAGGTCTTCAAAGTGTTTTCATATCTTTGATCTTTAggacaaccctatgaggtaggtctTAACAAGTATTCTTTtcactttacatatgaagaaactgaagcttagggCTATAAaatgtcttgtccaaggtcataagaCAAGTAAATGATAGAGGagggtttgaacccagattttttaCTTCCTCTTTTTCAGTAcagggcaaaatatttttttttatcatacacAGCAATATGTGAAATATTCcttaagaaaaatataacaaacttCCCATTGGATAAGGAGAAAGGAATTAGAGTAATAGaaagaacatattttttaaatagctggccatgaggttCAAGCTGTGTAGGAAAACATGTGAAGCCAGATGGGTTATAATAGATAAGATGAAATTAGAAATGTCAAGGGACCAAAGGAGAGATATAAATAAGGCCTGTTCACATaccttgaccatttatctattagggaatggcttttatttttataaaatgcctttgagaaataaaaagattatcAGGAAATTTGCTGTAAATCCCCAAGCCCTCATGTTTTCTGCTTGTCTCTTCATTTGAAGTCCAAGACCATCACTTTCATTGGCACCAAATGTTTTTAACTTCATGTAATCAGTGATCAATATCACTTTCCAGGATTCTCTCTACTCCTATTTGGTCATGATCTTCTTTTATCCATACATCtgataggtgtttttttttttatgctcccttaatttatttatgactGTAATATTTATATTGAAATCCTATactcattttgagtttatcttggtagatGGTGAGGTTGAACAAAAGATGTGAACAGGCAATTTgtagaagaaaaattcaaaactGTCAATAGGGAAAAAATGTACTAAATCACTAATaactaaagaaatgcaaatgaaaaagctCTGAAGCATCATCTCATGCATTTATAATTTTTactaacatgacagaaagggaaaatgactaGGGGATAAAAAATAGTCAAGCTAATGCACTGTTAATTGGAGctatccagccattctggaggacaatttggagctATACCCAAAAGTGATTGCATACttttgaaatagaaattaaaagagctTTGGAGGTTTCACTTCACACTCTGTAAACTGACAGTGTTGAATTTAGGCAGCAGTAATAATGTTGAGGTACTGTGAGAAGACAGGCATACTAGCAGCTTTTGTAGAACTATGAATTGGTTCAATCTTTCTAGATATCAGCTTTAAACTTAGGCAGAAAATGTTTCTTAGGCCCAGTATTCCCACAACTCACAAATAAGCCTCAAGAAGACAGAAACCtttgctttttgtggtagcaaagtatTGGAAACAAATGCATCTCTATCAACCATGGAATGACTGAATATGCTAGTTTATACATAGACTAGCATCATACAATAAGAAATGgcaggtttgaaaaaaaaatttaacccaggaagatttgcatgaactgatgcagagtaaaaaaaaaagcaaaaccaaaaggaaCAGTATATACATTGGCAAGAATATTATCAACAAAAAGATTCCTAAGAGAGAACCAAACTCAGAGTAATTGAAAAACCAGTAATGATCCTAGAGGACATACAATGAAACATATACCGTCCTCATGGCAAAGAAGTGGGTACTACTAGGAGAAAATATTTACATTGTCAGAGATGGGCAGGTTAGgttgcttaattttttctttattaaaaagaaGATTTGGTATGGATGTGGGATGGGGGAGTGGGGCTCAATGAGTATAGAAGGTTTCAAAAAATTACCTATGTAAAAACAGAAGCATAAGAAAAAcctatttttcttcaaataaagaatgatagtttGCTCATTTGACTCAGCAACCATTTGAGAGTATTGGGCCATATGACTTAATGAAGATCAGGCAGATGGGATAAAATTGTGATTAACCAGAACTCAATATAGGATCTTCACATAGTAGGTCCTCAGTGAATCCCTAACCTGACACATACAAATACATGAACTTTGCCCCTTTTTTAGTTTTTCACCAAAAATATTTGAAGGGACTGATTATAGTGTTAGAATTCTTTAGTACTTCCTTTAATCCCAGTGTTTTGTGATTAGTGTTCTAAAGGAAAGAAGTTTGGGACTAGGGCAGGCAGGCAAGCAATGGTTTCTTTTTTATAACTGTATAACAATAGCTTGCTTCATCCTAAGACAGTATGTTGTAAATGAAAATCATCTATTAAaaggaggaaatatttttaaaataaggaaccATTACCTAATGTATACATTtttagtcaaaggatatgacaaGTCCTTAAGGACATTCTGGGTACATTGAAGCAAAAGCAGCCATAAAAGACACTTGCAGATCTGCCTCAAGACTCTGAGAAGGACCAGTCTGACCTTGcatgtctaccaatcactatCTAAGAACACCTGGCTTTCTTACTTGGCTCCTGACCAATTAACTTACTTTTCTAAACCTTGAGCTCTATCTCTGGGACAAGTGGCCTTCATGCATATCAGCTATACCTTAGTGTTTTTGTGCTTTTAAAGAAATCCTTATGCCAGCCATAACAGACCAGAGGGCTTTGAAGATTACTGCTGATGAAGTGTTTGTACTCCTCAATGCAGGTGACACCTATGTGCCCTAATTGGCACTGAAGGATGTATGATTTGACATTACCTTCTTTTTGATCTGTCATTTTGCTTTGATCATAGAGTGTAGAAACTGTATAAATATTGGACCTATATGCTCAATAAAGTGGAATCTTTGATCCCATTCACAGCCCCCTAGTCTCCCATTTTTCTTGACTGAATTGAGCTGATAGATTTTGCACATCTCACTGTCTGTCTGCTCTCGCTCTGCTTTTCTATCTCTTTGTGCAC
It includes:
- the SDHAF4 gene encoding succinate dehydrogenase assembly factor 4, mitochondrial isoform X2, yielding MSWGEEGFSLSTALRKANSNQGQSGSTKQALKKPKLPLGRFDAPEDSNLEQEPLEKFPDDVNPLTKEKGGPKGPEPTRYGDWERKGRCVDF